GGGTCAGCTTGTAATGCAGGAATAATATTCAAAGAGACCAATGAATATCCATGAATAAGTTCCTCTGGCGTTATAGGGGCTGGTACATTATTAGAACAATCTCTTAATGCTTCTTTGAATGCAATAGGCCTTCTATTGATCAAATGTACAGCATGACAAACAAGATATTGAAAATCCCTAAATTCAATGACATTATTTCTGATTGACTTCCGTCATTTTGACTACGCTCTCAACCAATCCTCCAAGCTGTCTGCAACCCTTATAGTACTGTTGAAAATGGACTTTCTCAACATTATTATCAGTTAAATACTGAACAGTCTCAGCATCCTTCAGGAAATCCTGAACAACATTGGCTCCTGCTACTATTTTCGTACCCATATCACTTACTATAAACTGAGGGACTCCATATTCAAAAGAATGCAGTGACAAAGCACGCAAAAACTCTTCAACTGTCATATCCATACAGATCTTAGGATTAACTGCTCGTGTGAACATGCATGAAATAACAAGGATCCAAACCTTGACTTTATCTTTCCCTTGTCTCACATAAAATGGACCACAATAATCAAGGTATACATTACCAAAAGGTTTATCAGATGGACTCAATCTAAATTCCCTATGGGCTGATTGATTAAGTTTGACAGGTCTCTGGTTATATCTCCGGCATACAACACATTCCTTCAGAATCCTTTTAACTGTAGAGAAGAATTTTGGTATCCAGAATTTCCTACGTATTTCTGTCAAAAGGGCATAGCAACCAGCATGTTTCAAAAGCAAATGTTCATCCAATATAATAAGTTTTGTTAGAGTACTCTCTCTTGATAAAAGAATAGGATAAGTTTGGTTGGTTACACTTCGCTTCTCATTAAATTTACAATTCACTCTTATTAAATTATGAGTGTCTGGATACAAATTCAACTGTGATATCAAATTAGGCATAGCCATCTTGGTTTTAGAGTTACTACTTAAATAGTCAATAACATCTGGAAAATGTATTTGTTGTTCCCTAGAGATGATTTGAGTCAAAGCCTTAGCGTGAAGGTCCTTCTTATCAAAGCCATGTGACTTGTTTATAAACCCTTCCCATCGATCCCAGCATCCCAGAACTTTCGCATGTATAGATATCAacttattcatatttgaatatctatctagAGGTATTCAGTGCTCTAGTTTTACAGTTCGGCTTTCTTTTATACTGGTCAATGCACTATATGCT
This DNA window, taken from Palaemon carinicauda isolate YSFRI2023 chromosome 10, ASM3689809v2, whole genome shotgun sequence, encodes the following:
- the LOC137647872 gene encoding uncharacterized protein — translated: MNKLISIHAKVLGCWDRWEGFINKSHGFDKKDLHAKALTQIISREQQIHFPDVIDYLSSNSKTKMAMPNLISQLNLYPDTHNLIRVNCKFNEKRSVTNQTYPILLSRESTLTKLIILDEHLLLKHAGCYALLTEIRRKFWIPKFFSTVKRILKECVVCRRYNQRPVKLNQSAHREFRLSPSDKPFGNVYLDYCGPFYVRQGKDKVKVWILVISCMFTRAVNPKICMDMTVEEFLRALSLHSFEYGVPQFIVSDMGTKIVAGANVVQDFLKDAETVQYLTDNNVEKVHFQQYYKGCRQLGGLVESVVKMTEVNQK